The Streptomyces europaeiscabiei genome window below encodes:
- a CDS encoding peptidoglycan recognition protein family protein: MSRIGRMRRSRFLASSIGVTCAAALALPAALPAAASAATPTDSSSTATQALARTPAPTGSLALAPASGSTQSLPLVPLGADRNLGPAAAEQGLGKRDVRSFSLVGVVWDNPDTELQGRVQVRARAKDTARWSGWQDVETHNHEHAADPDTAERSSGRVRGSTAPLWVGDSDGVEVRVRAETQGRTTAPGVQMLPDGLRLELVDPGSGAPEGAAGPGAVHAADPPPVGTPVDAPRLGALTAESAAASAVNADLAPLGATAIPALSRKETEERLANVVPGVKPYIGPRPRIVTRAGWGADEKLRERDFRYTKRVSAAFVHHTASGNNYKCAQAPSVIRSIYRYHVVSSGWRDIGYNFLVDKCGNIYEGRAGGVAKAVMGAHTLGFNTNSMGIAVLGSYGTTKPPAVAVKGIAQLTAWKLGLYGANPKGKTYLTSGGGNLYAKGKKVLLHVISGHRDGFATECPGGRLYGKLGTARTEAARYQGR, encoded by the coding sequence ATGTCCAGGATCGGACGCATGCGTAGATCACGATTCCTCGCGTCCTCGATCGGCGTCACCTGTGCGGCGGCACTCGCCCTCCCGGCGGCACTCCCGGCGGCGGCTTCCGCGGCGACCCCGACGGACTCGTCCTCCACGGCGACCCAGGCCCTGGCGCGAACCCCGGCCCCGACCGGCTCCCTCGCGCTCGCGCCCGCGTCCGGCAGCACCCAGTCGCTCCCCCTCGTCCCCCTCGGGGCGGACCGGAACCTCGGCCCGGCCGCCGCCGAGCAGGGCCTCGGGAAGCGGGACGTCCGGTCCTTCTCCCTGGTCGGCGTCGTCTGGGACAACCCGGACACCGAACTCCAGGGCCGCGTCCAGGTCCGTGCCCGTGCGAAGGACACCGCCCGCTGGTCCGGCTGGCAGGACGTCGAGACACACAACCACGAGCACGCCGCCGACCCGGACACGGCCGAGCGCTCCTCGGGCCGTGTGCGCGGCTCCACCGCCCCGCTGTGGGTCGGCGACTCGGACGGCGTCGAGGTGCGCGTACGCGCCGAGACCCAGGGCCGTACGACCGCTCCGGGCGTCCAGATGCTCCCGGACGGCCTACGTCTGGAGCTGGTCGACCCGGGCTCCGGCGCCCCGGAGGGTGCGGCGGGACCGGGCGCCGTGCACGCGGCCGACCCCCCGCCCGTCGGCACCCCCGTGGACGCTCCGCGGCTGGGCGCGCTGACCGCCGAGTCGGCCGCCGCCTCCGCAGTCAACGCCGACCTCGCGCCGCTCGGCGCCACCGCGATCCCGGCGCTGTCGCGCAAGGAGACGGAGGAGCGGCTGGCGAACGTGGTGCCCGGGGTGAAGCCGTACATCGGGCCGCGTCCGCGCATCGTCACGCGGGCCGGCTGGGGCGCCGACGAGAAGCTGCGCGAGCGCGACTTCCGCTACACCAAGCGCGTCAGCGCGGCCTTCGTGCACCACACGGCGTCGGGCAACAACTACAAGTGCGCGCAGGCCCCTTCCGTCATCCGCAGTATCTACCGCTACCACGTGGTGAGCAGTGGCTGGCGGGACATCGGCTACAACTTCCTCGTCGACAAGTGCGGAAACATCTACGAGGGCCGCGCGGGTGGCGTCGCGAAGGCCGTCATGGGCGCCCACACCCTCGGTTTCAACACGAACAGCATGGGCATCGCGGTCCTCGGCAGCTACGGCACCACCAAGCCGCCTGCGGTGGCGGTCAAGGGGATCGCGCAACTAACAGCCTGGAAACTCGGTCTTTACGGGGCGAACCCGAAGGGCAAGACATACCTCACTTCAGGTGGTGGCAATCTCTACGCAAAAGGCAAGAAGGTGCTGTTGCACGTGATCTCCGGCCATCGGGACGGGTTCGCGACCGAGTGCCCGGGGGGGCGCCTTTACGGAAAACTCGGCACGGCCCGCACGGAGGCAGCCCGCTACCAAGGCCGGTAG
- a CDS encoding TIGR03089 family protein encodes MNATDRTPADLLRSALAADPARPLVTFYDDATGERVELSVATFANWVAKTANLLQDELSAEPGDRVALLLPAHWQTAVWLLACSSVGVVAEVAGDPGAAHIVVSGPDTLDAARACSGERIALALRPLGGRFPQAPEGFADYAVEVPSQGDRFVAYAPVDPEEAALVVAGREFSGAEVVERARAEASGLGLTGPGSRLLSGLGYDTWEGLNAGLYGPLATGGSVVLCRHLGQLGEDALAKRVESERVTSVSR; translated from the coding sequence GTGAACGCCACCGACCGCACCCCTGCCGACCTGCTGCGATCCGCGCTGGCCGCGGATCCCGCGCGCCCCCTGGTGACCTTCTACGACGACGCCACGGGCGAGCGGGTCGAATTGTCCGTGGCCACCTTCGCCAATTGGGTGGCCAAGACCGCGAACCTCCTTCAGGACGAGTTGTCGGCGGAGCCGGGCGACCGGGTCGCACTGCTGCTGCCGGCGCACTGGCAGACGGCGGTGTGGCTACTGGCGTGTTCGTCGGTGGGGGTGGTCGCCGAGGTCGCCGGGGATCCGGGGGCGGCCCACATCGTGGTCAGCGGGCCGGACACGCTGGACGCGGCGCGGGCGTGCTCCGGGGAGCGGATCGCTCTCGCGTTGCGGCCGCTCGGGGGGCGGTTCCCGCAGGCCCCTGAGGGTTTCGCCGACTACGCCGTCGAGGTGCCGTCGCAGGGGGACCGGTTCGTGGCGTACGCGCCGGTGGATCCCGAGGAGGCGGCGTTGGTCGTGGCCGGGCGGGAGTTCAGCGGGGCGGAGGTCGTGGAGCGGGCTCGGGCGGAGGCCTCCGGCCTGGGGCTGACGGGACCTGGGTCCCGATTGCTGTCAGGGCTCGGGTACGACACGTGGGAGGGGCTGAACGCCGGGTTGTACGGGCCGCTCGCCACCGGGGGGTCCGTGGTGCTGTGCCGGCATCTTGGGCAGCTGGGCGAGGATGCGCTGGCCAAGCGGGTCGAGAGTGAGCGGGTTACTTCCGTCTCGCGGTGA
- a CDS encoding LCP family protein, which yields MDDVGGRARGLGPGVGGSPTGLGPGRRRRRRWVRWVGAGAVLVVVGALGLGWAAYQKLDGNITADRTAADELARFEKERPTALVRGAQNILVIGSDSRSGDGNGEYGRDSGTERSDTTILLHLAANRRSATAVSLPRDLMVDVPSCRRADGRRTEPVFTMFNYAFQAGGSACTIRTVERMTDIRIDHHVVVDFSGFKEMVDAVDGVEVCLTEPIHDQQARLRLPAGRVRLDGEQALGYVRARKSLGDGSDTERMDRQQRFLAALATKVRSNDVLLNPVKLYPVLDAATSSLTTDPGLASLRGLYDLVRGLRTLPMEKVQFLTVPRKSYAYDANRDELVEPAARSLFARLRADAPLAVARELPGRKREGRTEELSGSLSGTPDPMPTFSGSTAAEEGCE from the coding sequence GTGGACGACGTCGGAGGCAGGGCGCGTGGGCTGGGGCCCGGTGTGGGTGGTTCACCCACCGGGCTCGGGCCCGGACGTCGTCGGCGGCGGCGGTGGGTGCGGTGGGTCGGCGCCGGGGCGGTACTGGTGGTCGTGGGAGCCCTGGGGCTGGGGTGGGCGGCGTACCAGAAGCTGGACGGGAACATCACGGCGGACCGGACGGCGGCGGACGAGCTGGCGCGGTTCGAGAAGGAACGGCCGACGGCGCTGGTGCGGGGCGCGCAGAACATCCTCGTCATCGGGTCGGACTCGCGGTCGGGGGACGGGAACGGCGAGTACGGGCGGGATTCGGGGACCGAGCGGTCGGACACGACGATCCTGCTGCATCTCGCGGCGAACCGGCGGAGCGCGACCGCGGTGTCGCTGCCACGGGATCTGATGGTGGACGTGCCGAGTTGCCGGCGGGCGGACGGACGTCGCACCGAACCGGTGTTCACCATGTTCAACTACGCGTTCCAGGCCGGCGGCTCGGCCTGCACCATTCGGACGGTCGAGCGGATGACCGATATCCGGATCGACCATCACGTCGTCGTGGACTTCAGCGGCTTCAAGGAGATGGTCGACGCCGTCGACGGGGTCGAGGTGTGTCTCACCGAACCCATTCACGACCAGCAGGCCAGACTGCGGCTGCCCGCGGGCAGGGTGAGGCTCGACGGCGAGCAGGCGCTCGGGTATGTGCGGGCCCGTAAGTCGCTGGGGGACGGCAGCGACACGGAACGGATGGACCGGCAGCAGCGATTCCTCGCGGCGCTGGCCACGAAGGTGCGCAGCAATGACGTACTGCTGAATCCGGTGAAGCTGTATCCGGTGCTGGACGCGGCCACGTCGTCACTCACCACGGACCCTGGACTGGCGAGTCTGCGCGGGCTCTACGACCTTGTGCGCGGTCTGCGCACGCTCCCCATGGAAAAGGTGCAATTCCTGACCGTTCCCCGGAAGTCGTATGCGTATGACGCCAATCGTGATGAGCTCGTCGAACCGGCCGCGCGGAGCCTTTTCGCACGACTGCGCGCCGACGCACCCCTGGCGGTCGCGCGGGAACTGCCCGGCAGGAAGCGGGAAGGGCGTACGGAAGAGCTTTCGGGAAGCCTCTCCGGGACACCGGATCCGATGCCGACTTTCAGCGGCAGCACGGCCGCGGAGGAGGGCTGCGAGTGA
- a CDS encoding LCP family protein produces the protein MDAQGRGRADDIDPADQWVLNPSTGEYELRLSPSAPQSAVPRPRRAAPAAAGARATAGASARSASAGTDTREIPETLPGPRRRRGTPEEDPLPGRRGGRGRTKKPKKSTAKRILVWTGGTLAFVLVGVSAAGYLYLQHLNNNIDKIPDDDAGTGGFSKDRAINLLVIGTDKRTGAGNESYGDKESVGHADTTILLHVSKDRTNATAMSIPRDMIVDIPDCLTTQEDGSKKNIQGTSNVRFNTSLGQDGRTPSCTMRTVTELTGIKPDHFMVADFNAVKTLSTAIGGVEVCLEKDIKDSKSKLDLTAGKHTIEGEQALAFLRTRYSVGLGSDLSRIELQQQFLSSMIRQMKSEDTLTDPKKVVDLAEAATSALSVDSKITNIQKLASLGKEVGKVKTKNITFTTVPVVDNTDGATVLPTPQKAEQLFSTIRNDISLTEVKKQAKEKEAAKLKGTRAKASEVRVSVYNGGAEAGSAQATLSWLQNDVGVTKSSQLGNADKTLSKTTLAYDPGQADQARKLADLMGLSASALKPGKGNSETNAQGLPSMVLTLGKDFEGAGVPLSGTSAADLDVEKSTADKEKCAS, from the coding sequence GTGGACGCGCAAGGCCGTGGGCGGGCGGACGACATCGACCCCGCAGACCAGTGGGTACTCAATCCGAGCACCGGTGAATACGAACTGCGACTGAGCCCTTCCGCACCGCAGTCGGCGGTGCCGAGGCCGCGTCGGGCAGCGCCCGCCGCGGCGGGGGCCAGGGCGACGGCGGGCGCGTCCGCGCGTTCCGCGTCGGCGGGCACCGACACCCGGGAGATCCCCGAAACGCTGCCGGGACCCCGGCGTCGGCGGGGCACGCCCGAGGAGGACCCGCTGCCGGGCCGCCGGGGCGGCCGGGGCAGGACCAAGAAGCCCAAGAAGTCGACGGCCAAGCGGATCCTGGTGTGGACGGGCGGCACGCTGGCCTTCGTGCTGGTCGGGGTGTCCGCCGCGGGCTACCTCTACTTGCAGCACCTCAACAACAACATCGACAAGATCCCGGACGACGACGCGGGCACCGGCGGCTTCAGCAAGGACCGGGCGATCAACCTGCTGGTGATCGGCACGGACAAGCGGACCGGCGCGGGCAACGAGAGCTACGGCGACAAGGAGAGCGTCGGCCACGCCGACACGACGATCCTGCTGCACGTCTCCAAGGACCGGACGAACGCGACCGCGATGAGCATCCCGCGCGACATGATCGTGGACATCCCGGACTGCCTCACCACACAGGAGGACGGCTCCAAGAAGAACATCCAGGGCACCTCCAACGTCCGGTTCAACACGAGCCTCGGCCAGGACGGCCGCACCCCGAGTTGCACGATGCGCACGGTCACCGAGCTGACCGGGATCAAGCCCGACCACTTCATGGTGGCCGACTTCAACGCGGTGAAGACGCTCTCCACGGCCATCGGCGGTGTCGAGGTCTGCCTGGAGAAGGACATCAAGGACTCCAAGTCCAAGCTCGACCTCACCGCGGGCAAGCACACCATCGAGGGCGAGCAGGCGCTGGCGTTCCTGCGCACCCGCTACAGCGTGGGCCTCGGCAGCGACCTGAGCCGGATCGAGCTGCAGCAGCAGTTCCTCAGCTCGATGATCCGCCAGATGAAGTCCGAGGACACGCTCACCGACCCGAAGAAGGTGGTGGACCTCGCCGAGGCCGCCACCAGCGCGCTGTCCGTCGACTCCAAGATCACCAACATCCAGAAGCTGGCCTCGCTCGGCAAGGAGGTCGGCAAGGTGAAGACGAAGAACATCACCTTCACCACCGTGCCGGTCGTCGACAACACCGACGGCGCGACCGTGCTGCCCACGCCGCAGAAGGCCGAGCAGCTGTTCTCGACGATCCGGAACGACATCTCGCTCACCGAGGTGAAGAAGCAGGCCAAGGAGAAGGAGGCCGCGAAGCTCAAGGGCACGCGTGCCAAGGCCTCCGAGGTCAGGGTCAGCGTCTACAACGGCGGCGCCGAGGCCGGCAGCGCACAGGCCACTCTCAGCTGGCTGCAGAATGATGTAGGCGTGACCAAGTCGAGCCAGCTCGGCAACGCCGACAAGACGTTGTCAAAGACCACCCTCGCGTACGACCCGGGCCAGGCCGACCAGGCTCGCAAGCTGGCCGACCTCATGGGTCTGTCCGCGTCCGCGCTGAAGCCCGGCAAGGGCAACAGCGAGACCAACGCGCAGGGACTGCCCTCGATGGTGCTGACCCTGGGCAAGGACTTCGAGGGAGCCGGGGTGCCGCTGAGCGGGACGTCCGCCGCGGACCTGGACGTCGAGAAGAGCACCGCGGACAAGGAAAAGTGCGCCAGTTGA
- a CDS encoding LCP family protein, whose product MVRSDVRGDGGRPRVDEPGEQDEDLRPQGGSDGDADVKVPEQRRGTRRNGGGGGGRGRTKTAARPRRRRVLRWSATILAVVILGTTGAGYLYYQHLNGNIKKEKLNLGETKIAEPTPNAAGQTPLNILIIGSDARDSEENQKLGGAKENFNGPPLADVQMLLHLSADRSNMSVVSMPRDTLLDIPKCTDPDSGEVYGALTHAMTNQSLERGGPGCTVATWEKLTGIRIDHFMMVDFSGVVSMADAIGGVPVCVDANIYSHTSAGKGSGLKLEKGTTFIKGKQALQWLRTRYGFEDGSDIARAKAQHQYMNAMVRELRENATVTNPNKLRKLAEEATDALTVDEGLGDVAKLLDLGTELRKVEPARITMTTMPFTYVGPRVVPKEGDAEKLFRLVREDIALDGKDKKKTTTEDATADDPAAAKDEIGVLVQNGTMTSTLAPVAGRAHTVSQALVEEGFAKSSSDATTAVVEDRTVVRYPSAELEGDAQVVAKALGIPLSQVEKSTNVSGVTLVVGADWREGNTYKAEKEDDTTPKSADALNGAKTDACMEVDPNFTW is encoded by the coding sequence ATGGTACGGAGTGACGTGCGCGGGGACGGGGGGCGACCGCGTGTCGATGAACCCGGCGAACAGGACGAGGACCTGAGACCGCAGGGCGGCTCGGACGGTGACGCGGACGTCAAGGTCCCGGAGCAGCGCAGGGGGACCCGCCGCAACGGCGGCGGCGGTGGCGGGCGGGGGCGCACGAAGACCGCCGCGAGGCCCCGGCGCAGACGGGTGCTGCGCTGGTCGGCGACGATTCTGGCGGTCGTGATACTCGGCACCACGGGTGCCGGCTATCTCTACTACCAGCACCTCAACGGCAACATCAAGAAGGAGAAGCTGAACCTCGGCGAGACGAAGATCGCCGAGCCGACGCCGAACGCGGCCGGGCAGACCCCGCTGAACATCCTGATCATCGGCTCGGACGCGCGGGACAGCGAGGAGAACCAGAAGCTCGGCGGCGCCAAGGAGAACTTCAACGGCCCGCCGCTGGCCGACGTCCAGATGCTGCTGCACCTGTCCGCCGACCGCAGCAACATGTCGGTCGTCAGCATGCCCCGCGACACCCTGCTCGACATCCCCAAGTGCACCGACCCGGACAGCGGCGAGGTGTACGGGGCGCTCACCCACGCGATGACCAACCAGTCGCTGGAGCGCGGCGGCCCGGGTTGCACGGTCGCCACCTGGGAGAAGCTGACCGGGATCCGTATCGACCACTTCATGATGGTCGACTTCTCCGGTGTGGTGTCGATGGCCGACGCGATCGGCGGTGTGCCGGTGTGCGTGGACGCCAACATCTACTCGCACACCAGCGCGGGCAAGGGCTCGGGGCTGAAGCTGGAGAAGGGCACCACGTTCATCAAGGGCAAGCAGGCCCTTCAGTGGCTGCGCACCCGGTACGGCTTCGAGGACGGCAGCGACATCGCGCGCGCCAAGGCGCAGCACCAGTACATGAACGCGATGGTCCGCGAGCTGCGCGAGAACGCCACGGTCACCAACCCGAACAAGCTGCGCAAGCTCGCCGAGGAGGCCACGGACGCGCTCACCGTCGACGAGGGCCTCGGCGACGTGGCGAAACTCCTCGACCTCGGCACGGAGCTGCGCAAGGTCGAGCCGGCCCGGATCACGATGACGACGATGCCGTTCACGTACGTCGGCCCGCGCGTCGTGCCCAAGGAGGGCGACGCGGAGAAACTGTTCCGGCTGGTGCGCGAGGACATCGCGCTGGACGGCAAGGACAAGAAGAAGACCACCACCGAGGACGCGACCGCCGACGACCCGGCGGCGGCGAAGGACGAGATCGGTGTGCTGGTGCAGAACGGCACCATGACCTCCACCCTCGCCCCGGTCGCCGGCCGCGCGCACACGGTGTCCCAGGCGCTGGTCGAGGAGGGCTTCGCCAAGTCCTCGTCCGACGCGACCACCGCGGTCGTCGAGGACAGGACGGTCGTGCGCTACCCGAGCGCCGAGCTGGAGGGCGACGCCCAGGTGGTCGCCAAGGCCCTCGGCATCCCGCTGAGCCAGGTCGAGAAGTCCACGAACGTCAGCGGCGTCACGCTCGTCGTCGGCGCCGACTGGCGCGAGGGGAACACGTACAAGGCCGAGAAGGAGGACGACACGACTCCGAAGTCGGCGGACGCCCTCAACGGCGCGAAGACGGACGCCTGCATGGAGGTCGACCCGAACTTCACCTGGTAG
- a CDS encoding glycosyltransferase family 2 protein codes for MNAKPDVQLPAVSVIMPVLDEERHLRGAVQAILAQEYAGEMEVVIALGPSKDRTDEIAAELVAEDPRVHTVPNPTGRTPAALNAAIKASRHPIVVRVDGHGILSPNYIATAVRLLEETGAQNVGGIMHAEGENDWEHAVAAAMTSKIGVGNAAFHTGGQAGPAETVYLGVFRREALERQDGYNVEFIRAQDWELNFRIREAGGLIWFSPELRVSYRPRPSVKALAKQYKDYGRWRHVVARYHEGSINLRYLAPPAAVCAIVAGVLVGGLLTPLGYVIPGGYLAAIAAGSVPAGRGLPLKARLQIPVALATMHMSWGFGFLTSPKSLAKKVIASRRPAVLTES; via the coding sequence ATGAACGCCAAGCCCGACGTGCAGCTCCCCGCCGTGTCTGTGATCATGCCCGTCCTCGACGAGGAGCGGCATCTGCGCGGAGCCGTCCAAGCGATCCTCGCGCAGGAGTACGCCGGCGAGATGGAGGTCGTGATCGCCCTCGGTCCGTCCAAGGACCGCACGGACGAGATCGCCGCCGAACTCGTGGCCGAAGACCCGCGCGTTCACACCGTCCCGAACCCCACCGGCCGTACGCCCGCCGCGCTCAACGCCGCGATCAAGGCCTCCCGCCATCCGATCGTGGTCCGTGTCGACGGCCACGGCATCCTCTCGCCGAACTACATCGCCACCGCCGTACGGCTCCTGGAGGAGACCGGCGCGCAGAACGTCGGCGGCATCATGCACGCCGAGGGCGAGAACGACTGGGAGCACGCGGTCGCCGCCGCCATGACCTCGAAGATCGGCGTCGGCAACGCCGCCTTCCACACGGGCGGGCAGGCCGGCCCGGCCGAGACGGTCTACCTGGGCGTCTTCCGGCGCGAGGCACTGGAGCGGCAGGACGGCTACAACGTGGAGTTCATCCGCGCCCAGGACTGGGAGCTGAACTTCCGGATCCGTGAGGCGGGCGGCCTCATCTGGTTCTCGCCCGAGCTGCGGGTGTCGTACCGGCCGCGGCCCAGCGTGAAGGCGCTCGCCAAGCAGTACAAGGACTACGGGCGTTGGCGGCACGTCGTCGCCCGCTACCACGAGGGCTCCATCAACCTGCGCTATCTCGCCCCCCCGGCGGCGGTGTGCGCGATCGTCGCCGGCGTCCTGGTCGGCGGCCTGCTGACCCCGCTGGGCTACGTCATCCCCGGCGGCTATCTCGCAGCGATCGCCGCGGGCTCGGTCCCGGCGGGCAGGGGGCTGCCGCTCAAGGCCCGGCTCCAGATCCCCGTCGCCCTCGCCACCATGCACATGTCCTGGGGCTTCGGCTTCCTCACCAGCCCCAAGTCCCTGGCGAAGAAGGTCATCGCGTCCCGCCGCCCGGCGGTGCTCACCGAGAGCTGA
- a CDS encoding LCP family protein has product MSTPPRRPARPQPGPPVRPRRRSWAMRAVTTLSVVVLAAAGIGHAVVTRLDGEITRVDAFKDMKNRPAAGHGMNVLLVGTDGRDRITEEERRKYRLGGAPCHCTDTMMIVHISEDRERASIVSLPRDSYAETPAHTDRATGRTHKGHPIKLNAAYAEGGPQLTVRTVEHMTKVKIDHYVEVDFTSFMRTVDVLGGVRICTTRPLKDSYTGLDLSAGAHELDGGQALQYVRSRHADGSSDLGRMQRQQRFMASLMSQATSSGVLLNPMKFRDITQAVLGSVRADKEFGTGELIDLGRAMRNLSPASSEFTTVPIGRMGYAVKGLGSTLKWDDARSARLFEALRDDRPLAPYKARGTYTLVDVAPQQIRVQVENGTAVPGLGKKVDRALAATGFRTTRIPVNAPQQDVRRTVVAYDPRWDRSARSLATALPGSELRPVRAQGPTLRVIAGTDFEQVRRVRAENPGQGESAVVRGDQVSCS; this is encoded by the coding sequence GTGTCCACACCGCCCCGCCGCCCAGCCCGCCCGCAACCCGGCCCTCCCGTCCGCCCCCGGCGGCGGAGCTGGGCCATGCGGGCGGTGACCACGCTCTCCGTGGTGGTACTGGCCGCCGCGGGCATCGGGCACGCGGTGGTGACCCGCCTGGACGGCGAGATCACCCGGGTCGACGCCTTCAAGGACATGAAGAACCGCCCCGCGGCGGGCCACGGCATGAACGTCCTGCTGGTCGGCACCGACGGCCGCGACCGGATCACCGAGGAGGAGCGGCGGAAGTACCGGCTGGGCGGCGCCCCCTGCCACTGCACGGACACGATGATGATCGTGCACATCTCCGAGGACCGGGAACGCGCGAGCATCGTGAGCCTGCCACGCGACTCGTACGCCGAGACGCCCGCGCACACCGACCGCGCCACCGGCAGGACGCACAAGGGCCACCCCATCAAGCTGAACGCGGCCTACGCGGAGGGCGGACCGCAGCTCACCGTGCGTACGGTCGAGCACATGACCAAGGTGAAGATCGACCACTACGTCGAGGTCGACTTCACCAGCTTCATGCGGACCGTCGACGTCCTCGGCGGCGTCAGGATCTGCACCACCCGCCCCCTCAAGGACTCCTACACCGGCCTCGACCTCAGCGCCGGCGCCCACGAGCTGGACGGCGGCCAGGCCCTCCAGTACGTCCGCTCCCGGCACGCCGACGGCTCCTCCGACCTCGGCCGTATGCAACGCCAGCAGCGCTTCATGGCGTCCCTGATGTCCCAGGCCACCTCCTCCGGCGTCCTGCTCAACCCGATGAAGTTCCGCGACATCACACAGGCCGTCCTCGGGTCCGTCCGCGCCGACAAGGAGTTCGGCACCGGCGAGCTGATCGACCTCGGCCGCGCGATGCGGAACCTCAGCCCCGCCTCCTCCGAGTTCACCACCGTGCCCATCGGACGGATGGGGTACGCCGTGAAGGGCCTCGGCTCGACCCTCAAGTGGGACGACGCCAGGTCCGCCCGCCTCTTCGAGGCCCTGCGCGACGACCGCCCCCTCGCCCCCTACAAGGCGCGCGGCACGTACACCCTCGTCGACGTCGCCCCCCAGCAGATCCGTGTCCAGGTCGAGAACGGCACGGCCGTGCCCGGCCTCGGCAAGAAGGTGGACCGCGCGCTGGCCGCCACCGGCTTCCGCACCACGAGGATCCCGGTGAACGCCCCGCAGCAGGACGTCCGCCGCACGGTCGTCGCCTACGACCCCCGCTGGGACCGATCCGCCCGCTCCCTCGCGACCGCCCTCCCGGGCTCGGAACTGCGCCCGGTCCGCGCCCAGGGCCCCACCCTCAGGGTGATCGCCGGCACGGACTTCGAGCAGGTCCGCAGGGTGCGGGCGGAGAACCCCGGGCAGGGCGAGTCGGCGGTGGTGAGGGGCGACCAGGTCTCCTGCTCGTGA
- a CDS encoding LCP family protein — protein MNDWPEGWSGNNRGGGYGHGNASAQPDGARVMRPVRRGQSAPPQGGVPQQPSYGDSYADGHGSGPDQYGGGYNNDYNTGQVYGSGGTGGPGGHGGGRGERPAPDWRRRIKVTAITVTVVLLATTIGTYFWADSKLNREVDLSKVIDRPDAGEGTNYLIVGSDSREGLSDDQKKELHTGSADGKRTDSMMILHTGSNGPTLVSLPRDSNVEIPTFVGSESGKTFKGTGRQVKLNAAYAEDGPELLVRTVEANTGLHIDHYVEIGFAGFANIVDAVGGVEIDIPKGGLKDTKSGANFEAGKQTLNGEQSLAFVRTRYALARSDLDRTKNQQKFLAALASQTATPSTVLNPFKLYPTMSAGLDTLIVDKDMSLFDLADMFWAMKGVTGGDGKSMNMPISGNAGNGNLQWDTTKVKQLVEQLKNDETVTVTGN, from the coding sequence ATGAACGATTGGCCCGAGGGATGGTCCGGCAACAACCGCGGCGGCGGCTACGGACACGGCAACGCGAGCGCACAGCCCGACGGGGCGCGCGTGATGCGCCCGGTCCGTCGCGGCCAGTCGGCACCCCCTCAGGGAGGCGTGCCCCAACAGCCGTCGTACGGCGACTCGTACGCCGACGGCCACGGCAGCGGACCCGACCAGTACGGCGGCGGGTACAACAACGACTACAACACCGGCCAGGTCTACGGCTCCGGTGGCACCGGCGGTCCGGGCGGCCACGGCGGCGGTCGCGGTGAGCGCCCCGCGCCGGACTGGCGGCGTCGTATCAAGGTGACCGCGATCACGGTCACCGTGGTGCTGCTCGCGACGACGATCGGCACGTACTTCTGGGCCGATTCCAAGCTGAACCGCGAGGTCGACCTGTCGAAGGTCATCGACCGGCCGGACGCGGGCGAGGGCACCAACTACCTGATCGTCGGCTCCGACAGCCGTGAGGGTCTGTCCGACGACCAGAAGAAGGAGCTCCACACCGGGTCCGCCGACGGCAAGCGCACGGACTCGATGATGATCCTGCACACCGGCTCGAACGGCCCGACGCTGGTCTCGCTGCCCCGTGACTCGAACGTCGAGATACCGACGTTCGTCGGCTCCGAGTCCGGCAAGACCTTCAAGGGCACCGGACGCCAGGTGAAGTTGAACGCGGCGTACGCGGAGGACGGGCCCGAGCTGCTGGTCCGCACCGTCGAGGCCAACACGGGTCTGCACATCGACCACTACGTGGAGATCGGCTTCGCGGGGTTCGCGAACATCGTCGACGCGGTCGGCGGCGTGGAGATCGACATCCCCAAGGGCGGTCTGAAGGACACCAAGTCCGGCGCGAACTTCGAGGCGGGCAAGCAGACCCTGAACGGCGAGCAGTCCCTCGCCTTCGTCCGCACCCGCTACGCCCTCGCGCGCAGCGACCTGGACCGTACGAAGAACCAGCAGAAGTTCCTTGCGGCTCTCGCCAGTCAGACGGCGACGCCGAGCACGGTGCTCAACCCGTTCAAGCTGTACCCGACGATGAGCGCGGGTCTGGACACCCTGATCGTCGACAAGGACATGAGCCTGTTCGACCTGGCCGACATGTTCTGGGCGATGAAGGGCGTGACGGGCGGCGACGGCAAGTCCATGAACATGCCGATCTCGGGCAACGCCGGCAACGGCAACCTCCAGTGGGACACCACGAAGGTGAAGCAGCTGGTGGAGCAGTTGAAGAACGACGAGACGGTGACGGTGACGGGCAACTGA